The genomic interval GGGAGGCGCGGGAGCGAGGCCTGGAGGTCCTGGGCCTCCACCTCCACCTGGGCTCGGCCCTGGAGGACCCCATGGACTTCCTCCAGGGCTACCGGCTGCTCGAGGCCCTGAGGCCTGAGGTGGGGCCGCTTCCCGTGCTGGACCTGGGGGGCGGGTTCGGCCTGGGCCTGGACCTTCCCGCCCTGGCCCCCGCCATGGAGGCCCTGGCCCGGGCCTACGGGGCGGAGGTCTACCTGGAGCCCGGGCGCTACCTGGTGGCGGAGGCCGGGGTCTTGGTGGCCCGGGTGGTGGGGGTGAAAAGGACGCGTCGGCGCTACCTCCTCCTGGACGCCGGCATGACCACCCTGCTGCGCCCCGCCCTCTACGGGGCCCGCCACCCGGTCCTGCCCCTTTACCGGGGCGGGGAGGAGGAGGAGTACGACCTGGCGGGGCCCGCCTGCGAGGCTGGGGACGTGCTGGCCCGCGGGGTGCGCCTGCCCCGGCCCAAGGAGGGGGATGCCCTGGCCCTCCTCGAGGCGGGGGCCTACGGGGCCTCCATGGCCTTGACCTACCTGGACACCCCTAGGCCCCTAGAGCTCCTCTGGACGGGGGAGGCCTGGGAAGTCTTGCGGGCCCCGGACGCCTGGGAAAGCCTCTTGGCCGGGGAGGAGCCCTAAGGGGGCTAGCGGGCCAAAAGCCCGAAGAGGGCCCAGTGGTCCGGGAGGAGCTCAGGGTGCCACTGGACCCCCAGGAAGAGGGGGTGGCCCGTTAGCGCCACCGCCTCCACCAGGCCGTCCGGCGCCATGGCGATGGGCTTTAGGCCCCTTCCCAGGGCCTTGATCCCTTGGTGGTGGTAGGAGTTCACCGGGAAGCGTTCGGGGAAGAGATTGGAGAGGGGGCTTTCCGCCACCTGGCGCAGGTCATGGGCCAGGGTAGGTGGGGGGCTTTTCTGGTAGTGGTCCACCTGGGCGAAACCTTGGGACGGGAGGTCCTGGTAGAGGCTCCCCCCCAAGGCCACGTTCATCACCTGGACGCCCCGGCACACCCCCAGGGTGGGCAGGCCCTTCTCGGCGGCGTAGCGGGCGAGGAAGAGCTCGTGGGCGTCCCGCTCCGGGCTCACCTCCCCCAGCTTGGGGTGGGGCCTTTCCCCGTAATGCCCGGGGTCCACGTCCCCGCCCCCGGGGAGGAGGAGGCCGTCCAGGTGGGGGAGGATGGGCTCCAGGGCCTCGGGGGGTTGGGGGGGCAGGAGGACGTAGGCCAGTCCGTGATGGGCCAGGGCCTTTAGG from Thermus sp. LT1-2-5 carries:
- a CDS encoding gamma-glutamyl-gamma-aminobutyrate hydrolase family protein (Members of this family of hydrolases with an active site Cys residue belong to MEROPS family C26.), with the translated sequence MRLIGVTTQFRMAEGLMTYRFYGVLEPYLKALAHHGLAYVLLPPQPPEALEPILPHLDGLLLPGGGDVDPGHYGERPHPKLGEVSPERDAHELFLARYAAEKGLPTLGVCRGVQVMNVALGGSLYQDLPSQGFAQVDHYQKSPPPTLAHDLRQVAESPLSNLFPERFPVNSYHHQGIKALGRGLKPIAMAPDGLVEAVALTGHPLFLGVQWHPELLPDHWALFGLLAR
- the lysA gene encoding diaminopimelate decarboxylase, translating into MRPEFLEALKDALGRFPTPFYAYDWAAVAARVGRLREAFPFARLLYAIKANPRLGLLRRLRAMGLGAEAVSLGEVVRAYRAGFSPGEVLWNGPVKPREALRALRGQEPLVGLDSRGDLHRVAEELPGARVLLRVNPDLPVKTHGHLATGRGESQFGVLPEEVPTLLREARERGLEVLGLHLHLGSALEDPMDFLQGYRLLEALRPEVGPLPVLDLGGGFGLGLDLPALAPAMEALARAYGAEVYLEPGRYLVAEAGVLVARVVGVKRTRRRYLLLDAGMTTLLRPALYGARHPVLPLYRGGEEEEYDLAGPACEAGDVLARGVRLPRPKEGDALALLEAGAYGASMALTYLDTPRPLELLWTGEAWEVLRAPDAWESLLAGEEP